Sequence from the Pelodiscus sinensis isolate JC-2024 chromosome 30, ASM4963464v1, whole genome shotgun sequence genome:
acatagtcttgtataGGATCACTATGGGTGGGTCTACACAGCAtctaaaacttgaaataagctacacaatttgcactatgcgtagcttatttcgagtctgtttcgaaataactaatttcgtcatttggcgctatctacatggtgccaaatttcagaataaagcgctatttcgagccatccctcatagaatgagctttacagggatggcaaaatagcacgtccactctattttgaaacagcagacgCGTTCAaaagacgcggggtagctatttcgggacatCTCGGGTCTCCCGAaagaactttgctgtgtagacatggcctataaGACAGGAGAACACACATGCAACATTACAAGGCAAATAAAACCCCCGCTTCATCACAGACAAGCAGAATGGTAAAGAACTAGGAGAGGAGCAACAGGGAGCAAAAGGAAGGTTACATTTCAAACTGCATCCAGAAGGGATTAACCAATTTGCTTTTCAATCAAGTGAATGTTCTGAAATTTTTCTGAAGTCTCTTCTCTCTGAAACACCCCTTCCATTAGCCACCAGGTCAGTCTGCAAAGCACATTTCTGTCCCTCAAGCCAGTCTACTTGCTTCTCCGTGGGGACCCGAATGCCTGCGCTGTTACAGAAGTGTGTCTCATATGGTCAAGCACATTAGACAGTCCACAAATGTCGGAGTGATTAAAAATGGGACACTAACCACAATTAGAAATGGGGAACCCTAGCCACAATTGAAAATGGGGCACTAACCACAATTAAAAACAGGACACTAACCACAATTTAAAAAGGGGAACCTTAGCCACAAAATTAAAAATGGGACACTAACCACTATTAAATATGGGACACTCGCCACAATTAAAACAGGAAACTAACCACAATTAAAAACAGGACAATAAGCACAATTAAAAACAGGACACTAAGCACAATTAAAAATGGGATACTAAGCACAATTAAAAACGGGACACTCGCCACAATTAAAAACAGGAAACTAACCACAATTAAAAACAGGACACTCGCCACAATTAAAAACAGGACACTCGCCACAATTAAAAATGGGACACTAACCACAATTAAAAACAGGAAACTAACCACAATTAAAAACAGGACACTAAGCACAGTTAAAAACAGGAAACTAACCACAATTAAAAACAGGACACTAAGCACAATTAAATACGGGACACTAACCACAGTTAAAAATGGGACACTAGCCACAATTAAAAACAGGACACTAAGCACAATTAAATACGGGACACTAAGCACAGTTAAAAACAGGACACTAAGCACAGTTAAAAACAGGACACTAACCACAAGTGAATCCCTGTGATTAATGAGCCCGGTGACGTTCAAATAAAAACTCTCTCAGCCATTCTTCTCTCCACCTTCCATCCTTCCCCACGGATAGTCCAGTCTGTGCAGAGATCTTTGGGGTTGCTGAGGGTGCTGGTTGTGTAAATTTGTCACTCTTCCTGATGTCGCAAATTAGCAGCTATCCTGCGCTGTAATCAGAGGAGAAGACTGACACCTTCCTTTGTCGTCTGCTTGCTCCTAAAGCATTTATAATTCCTTTCTCTTCTTATTGCCTTTGCTctcccaaagaggctggagagaggctgttctcagtgatggccaatggcagaacaagaagcaatggtctcaagttacagtgggggaagtctaggttggatattaggaaaaactatttctctagacaggtagggaagcactgggacgggttctcaagtgagggggtggaatctccatccctagaggcgttTAAGTCCGGCTTGACCAAGCGCTGGCTgtgatgattgagttggggttggtcctgccttgggcagggggttagactcaataattcctgaggtctctttctgcTCTGGGATTCCTTGATTCTACAATTCCCTTGCTAGTGTAATTCATTTCATGCCTCTCTCATTTTGTCCTTACACCCCCGTGAAATTCTTTTATACCCATCCCTAGCAATGGGTGCATGTATCTACCTTTTGGGGAATTCCCTTTTGATTTTctggctgaaaaaaaaattcagtggcCCATACAATGACCCTCCAGGAATCTCATTATAGAGGCGGTAATTTCAACCGAGAAAGTCATGGCCAATATGTGGGATTGCACTCTGTGTTTTTGTCACTCAGCACATCCCGCTAGCGTAATTAGATGACTAAATCCCATCAAAACATCTTTAACTATTTCAGGACCCAAGCCTCTTCATTCTGGAGTATATCAAAATGCCCACTTGCCTTAATTTCCTTCTGGACGCGGTCAGATTTACAGGTTCCTGTTTAGTGTGAGTTATGCTCCGGCACCCTTGGAAAATTGCCTGGTGACACTGAGCATGGCACACGCCCATTAAATACGGTTGTGTGTAAAACTAATCCCAAGCATTCATTTGCCAGTTGGAATGATGGTTCTTGCTGCGTGTTGAATTAGGCATTCATTATTGGCCCAGACTGCACTGCAGTTATGCTGAATACACGAACAACATCCTTCCATATTTTCACGCAGGATCGCTCAGTGCATCGTATTGCCAAATTCCCACCCGGCTGTGCTTTTCGACCGCAGCAGTGGGGCTACAAAAATGGATGAGGTTCatataataattaaaaaacatgAAAACAACAAGTGCATAAGAACGGCTTCACTGGATCACACCAAAAGTCCATATTCTCACAGtgggatgatgttttccaatgtgcagtacTTTGCGTTTATCAACATTCAAATCCATTTGCTGTTTTGTTCCCCAGTCTCCTAGTTTGAAGAAATCCTTCTGTAGCTCTTCTCAGGCtgccttggggtacgtctagacgacaggcttttgtcgacagaagttttgtccacagatactgtcgacaaagcttctgtcgacaaagagcgtctagactacattcagttctgtcgacaaagcaagctgtagtctagacgtacccctagatgcaataacaccttctgtcgacagaactctgtcgacaaaaggcgttatgcctcgtaaaacgaggtttaccagcgtcgacaaaactgctgagttctgtcgatgttatgtcgacagaactcagcggtagtgtagatgcaggtataattttgtcgacaaaagtccacttttgtcgacaaaactctgtagtctagacacacccttggtctTAGCTCTCTTGAGCAGTTcagtatcacctgcaaattttgccacctcaccgtttacccctttctccaaataaTTTAGGTTCGCTGGGACTCTCTAAGCATCACCAGTAGCTGTGTGACATTAGAACAACAGAACCCTTTGGAAAGTCGGTGCCATTCTTTGGATTAgagtcataaaatcatagaactggaagggacttcgagaggtcatcgagtacagtcccctgccctcacggcaggaccaagcaccttctagaccatccctgacaggtgtctgtccaacctgctctgaaatatcaccgcaaatggaaattccacaatgtccctgggcaatttattccagtgtttaaccaccctaatttttcctaaagtccaacctaaacctcccttcctgcaatttaatcccgttgctttttgtcctatcttcagaggccacgaagaacaatttttctccttcctccttttaacacccttttagatacctgaaaactgcttcatgtcccccctcagtcttctcctttccaaactaaacaagtccagttccttcagtcttccctcatagctcatgttctctagacctttcagtgtttttgttgctcttctctggaccttctccaaatacTCCACCTctgtcctgaaatgtggtgcagAGAACTGGACCCAATTCTCCAACTCAggctaatcagcgcagagcagagcggaagaatgacttctcgtgtcttgctcaccacactcctgttcatgcagcccagaatcatgttggctttttttgcaacagtgtcacactgttgactcatatttagcttatggtccactctgacccctagatccctttctgtaggactccttcctagacagtcgcttcccattttgtattcaTATTACTATATATTCCTGTGTGTTTCTTTAGTGGAGAGTTTCAGGTTTTAGTCTAGGAGAAAACTTAGATGCAAGTGTTACATGCTGGTCCAGTTCCCCTCTCTCAGTGGACATCAGATTGTAGTAATAGAATCCGGTCCCTAAATTCCATTTATTGCTGAGTTCCCTGGACCCAATTAGTAATTGTACATGGATCCCAGGAGTGGGTGTTTCAATTCTCCATGTTTCACCTGAGCTGTGCCGTTCATTGTTGATGGCTTTTGGTGGCATAGCTCAGCTAGAGTCTATTATGGGTTTCCTTTTATAATAGAGTTGATCCcattcatagaatcccagggttggaagagacctcaggagtcatcgagtccaacaccctgcccaaagcaggaccaacccaactcaatcatcccagccagggcttggacAAGCCCTTAAacacctcaagggatggagattccacccctccctagggaacccatcccagtgcatGAATTCATGTCTCTGGTCTCAAATTCAAGGGTCCACCCCATTGGAATTGGCTGGCATAAATATGGGCAAAAGAGGTTTGAGCCTCGCAATGGGATATGACTTGTATTTTCGTTTAAAGACCCATGAGTGGGCCGTCAGTCTTTTGGGCCCTGCCAGTAATCTGAGACTTTGTGATTTGAGTAATCCCCAAGTATGCTCAATGGAAGGTGCACTCTAAACAGGATTCCTTAATATTTTTTCCTTAGATGAAACCTATGGAAAGAAAACACCTGGGAAATGAAACGTCTATCACGGAATTCATCCTTCTGGGTTTTGGGAATTCCCCTCGGCTGCAAGTCTTTCTCTTCCTGCTGTTCCTTGGGACCTACATTGTCACCCTGACAGGGAACCTTCTCATCATGGCGCTAGTGGTGGCTGATAGGCACCTCCatacccccatgtacttcttcctggggaacctGTCCTGCTTGGAGACCTGCTACAGCTCCACCCTCTtgccccggctgctggccagtctcctgaCGGGGGACAGGACCATCTCTGTTACCGGCTGCATCATGCAATTATATTTTTTTGGTTCTCTCTTAACCACCGAGTGTTCTCTCCTGTCGGTGATGGCCTATGATAGGTATCTGGCAATATTAAAACCGCTGCGTTATGCGGTCCTTTTGAATGAGAGACTCTGCCTCCAGCTAGCGGCCTGGTCATGGATCAGTGGATTTACGTCTGTTGCCATTATATTAATTCTGATGTCCCAATTAACGTTCTGTGGTGCCAAGGAAATTGACCACTTCTTTTGCGATTTCGGCCCAGTAATAAAACGGTCCTGCAGTGACACCCACGCACTGGAACTTACTGCATTCATACATTCCTCCGTCTTCACCCTGCCTCCATGTCTAGTGACCCTGGCATCCTACGTGTGTATCATCTCCGCCATTCTGAGGATCTCATCCACCagcgggaggcaaaaggccttctccacctgctcctcccacctcatcgtgGTGAGCATTTTCTATGGGGCTCTGGTCATTGTCTATCTTCTCTCGGGCTCTGAGGCATTAAAGGGCCTCAACAAAGTTCTCTCCATTATCTATGGAGCCCTAACTCCATTAGtcaaccccctcatctacagcctgaaaAACAAGGAGGTAAAGGAAGCCTTGAGAAAAGCTGTCCTCGGGTTTTTTATCTTTGACAAGAATAGAGCGATCTCACGGTAATGGACATACACGTAAATGGGTGACCATTGGAACAGGAAGCAGCAAAGTTTGACTATGTGGGCAGCTCTAACTTATCTCAGGTGGCCCGTGAAATTGTAGGCTAGTAGGATCAGCACTTCCCGAACCAAGTCCAGGTGTAGCAGGGCTGGATTACAACACACAAAGGCCATAACTATGTGTTATAATCAGGAGGGCTGCCCAGCAGCCTGGGTATTAAAGAGTTAATTATGTCTCCtgtccctagccaggtatctggtcagctaATAGTAaagcagatagggatttcaaacagggacaaaggaatttttaacttttccctcctttgtctggggcagagcggcttcttccaagtaacagggagatgggaaggcctGTCCCTCTCCAAGACctcttacaatgtgtaagtagggcaaagtagTTAGcccgtcaggttttattgttttcatgGGTTGGGGATTTGgaactgatgtctgtgctgttaaacgtggttttttctctctctcttttgtaactacgTTTTGAGCCCATGGGAGCATGCCTCATGAGTatatccagggcttgacaaacagcggcaaaagccactcgccagccccacactgcgcatgtgcaagagccaCATTGCGCACGCCACCGGTAAACGGGGCGccaggctgaaatctactcgccacgggcaagtagattcaatagtttgttgagccctgagtaTATCCATTGGAGACTCTTACCCTCTACCTGCCTTAACTGTGTTTGCAATggtagtattgttttgataataaaagttttttttttctaattaaccggtattggttcatttttgtgtcctggttttatcTTAGGGATGAaatttcccaagtgatttcttccctggttttcttacaaTTACTTGAGTGGTGGCAGCGGTTGATATTCTCCAAAGTCCGGGTGTGACAGAGCGTTGgggaccccccgaccctgcacccctgtccacagcaAGAGGTGACTCTACCAGGCAGTACAATAGAGAGAggttattgcttctcagagatacagcacAGCCTGGGTTTGATGTGGACATAAGAGTGAGGGAGCAGGCAGCCTtagaccccttggggcagggtACACAGGCCTCTGCACCCCCAGTACTCGACttagtctgttctcttcatgttTGTCCAGCCAAGACTGGCCCTTCTCCAAACCACAGAAcactcatccccccccccaggtagccacaccccttccttagTTCGaaccccttcccctggccaggtgagACATTGCTAGCCAAGGCCTACATGCTTGCCCTTAGGgaccacccccgcccccccaggaagTGTTtacagacaccggccagtaggggtcacccggagcacaacacagcaaccagAGTGGACCTAGGGCCACAAGATTgtacagccccccccctccaccccccactacgtcacatcgggtattaggatttgggggaCAGTTTTTGTACCAGTTCTGGAGAGATCAGGTTTGGGgttgcttttgtgggcccccacttctgcgtttgtcatgccagagtggggaacaggttTGACactatgtcaagtttaagaaGTCCCAgagcattaccaaaaaaaaaaaaaggacactgaaAACAGGATTAATGAAAtttgatatttgcatttataATGATACATAGGCGAGGATGCAACGAAAAattggaattatttttaaatttagagGCCCTTTATAATCGGAGGCCCTAAACTCTCTAGTTTAAATAGCCAGTGCGTAAATTGGGCACTGGGGCATGGTCTACCTGTGGCCCGGTGACTCATTTCGGAGGGAAATCCTGGAGAATTACAcagccaccctgctccccctgtaaCGTGTGAAGAATTCAGAATACTGCCATCACCCAATAAAGTCCTTTCTGTGTGAGTTGGACCCTGCCAAATTCACAGCCGTGCAAATTTCACGGCCCATGAAATGTGGTGTCCTGCTGAGCAATCTGGCCTTTTGGGTGCTTTCCCCCTGTACCATATCCAtgtcatgggggagaccaacattcCTCGTGGGGCTTCCAACCCAAAAGGGAGCTGAAGGGAGATCACACGGTTATTTTGGTAGGGCCGTGGTATGACGACCCTTAGGTCTGCGCTGGCTTCAGAGCTGGGCGAGTGGAAAACGGTGATTGGAATGTTGACGGGATGCCCAGATCTGAAGGAACGTCccatcagcagcagtgtagaaggAAGGGTGGTAATACCACACTTATGTCACCCTTACGTTTgtcctgctgctttcagagctgggtggccagagagcagcagctgctgactatGAACCCAGCTCTACAGATAGCAGAAGTCAGGGTAGCAAGACCGCAACCagccctacaataaccttgcgaCCCTCACACAATTCCCTTGTAGGTCAGGAtgcctacaattacaacaccgtGACATTTCAGGTTTCTGTCGCTGAACTCATGAAAGTGACCATTTTTAGACACTTATGACTGTGAACGTGACCAAAAtggaccgtgaatttggtagggccctatggATGAGATTGGTCGAATTCCCAAGAGCTTGAAAGCAAATATCTGTGATAGTTAGCCGAGAATAAAAGACGAGTCTTTTCAGGAATAGAAAATATGTTGCTTCTCTTTGCTTTATCCAGAGTGATTTTTTATCTACCAAGAGGATGGCAGTAAGAAGTTTCACCCTCCTGCAGCTGCGTGACCCAATCTCCGAGCCACACAAGGAGGGAGGGGGTGTCAAGCCAATTTAGATTGAGCCAGAAAGATGGTCTGAATTTCTTACcaccctttcttttcttttttctgccATGGGCTCCTGTGCCCCACAAGGGTAGGAGCGTTGTGAGGaaggcacgagaagtcattcttccactctactctgcgctgattaaggcctcaattggaatattgtgtccagatATGGGCACCACACTTcgagaaagaggtggagaaattggagaaggtatagagaacagcaacaataatactgtcagggtggtgaaacactggaataaattgcctaaagaggttgtggaatctccatcgctggagatatctaacagcaggttagataaacacctgccagggatggtctagacagtactaggtcctactgtgagggcaggggatggtacctggtgacctctcaaggtacctTCCCATTCCAATCTTCTAGGGTTCTACGAAAGGGGGGAACTTTTCCTTTGTTTGTTTACTACAAGAACCTCTTTGGTCATCTGCTGAGGATGGATAAGGGGGAAAGACCTATAAGGCTCTACTGCAAGGTCTGGAGGGATGTGGGTGCTTCTCGCCAGGCTACATTTGCAAGCAGCCTATATAAGGACACTTCTTTTACATTTCGCTCCAGCCACTCACCACTTGACTGACAGAATTAGGCTGGTGTCTTACAATAAGATGAGTGAAGACACCCTCTTGCACATACGGACGTACTAACTGATCCGTTTCCCAGTGACTCACGGGACTTAATTCTTTGCTTGCATGATCCACAGCCCTGAAATTTACCACACCCATTCTTTAGGAGTGACAGAGGGCAGGAAAATCTATTCACCTGAAATCTGCCTTTTCTTAGGGTCTGTCTATATGGCAATTACATCGATGTCCTCACATGCAACAGGCTAGACCATGTTGGCTGCAAACGGTTGTCCCTAAGATTTTGAGGAATGAATTGAATGGGTCTTACGCAACTGCCCGATGAGAATTTGGTGCCCTCAAAAGCATGTGTACATTGCAATTAGACACCCACACCTGGCCTATGATTGGTTTGGGTTCCAGAGGCTCTGGCTAAGGGGCAGGTTCAGTGCAGTGTAGTGAGGCTGGCAGAGCTATATTGCTGGGGAGTGCGACTTTTTCATATCCCTGACCCACATCCCGGCGCCCATGTTTTAAGTGTAGATCAAACTTTAAATAAGTCCTTCAATATATAAGTGGGACCCTGATTTCAAATGGGGCAATGGTGCACTTACAATTGATTGTATGCTCAAAAACCTGGCTGGAGTAGGATGTGACAGGCCCCATGTTTAATGTTAATCAAGTAacaaagggccagattttaaaaGTATTCAAATGCCTAGTGGGATTTTCCGAATTATCTAGACACCTagcacccactgaaatcaaagaggttTAGGCATATAGGGGCTTTTGACAGTCCCTCTaagcacctcctcctccttctcttgctTCTTCTTCTTCATCTTTGTCTTCATCGTCTTCGTCTTCATCATCTTCTTTGTCTTCTtcctctttgtttttgtcttcttCATCTTTTCTCATCATCTTCTTTGTCATGTTCTTCTTTGTCTTTGTCTTCATTGTCTTCTTCCTCTTCGACTTCGTTGTCTTCTTCAGGTcttagaagattagggttggaagagacctcaggaggtcattgaatccaaccaTCTACTActacttcttcttctcctccttctcctcctcctcctccacctcttctTCATCTTCATTCTCATCGTCTTCTTCGTTGTCTTCATCGTCCTCTTCATCATCTTCTTCTTTGTCTTTGTCTTCATTTTCATCGTCTTCTTCATCTTCATCTTCTCCTTCTTCTCTTGTCTTTGTCTTCATCATCTTCTTCCTCTTCGACTTCGTTGTCTTCTTCAGGTcttagaagattagggttggaagagacctcagaaggtcattgaatccaaccatctactactactactactacttctCCTCCTCCAACACTTAACAAGTCAGCCATAACATTTGTTTGCCATTTTGGCCCATTCCTGCACATCTGCGGAAGATTGACCTCCTGAGAGTACAACTTTGGAACTGACATGAAGAGCCCATGTAATAGGAGGTCTTCCTCCACTGCTTAGTTGGTGGCATTTTATCCTGGCTGTTATAATCCTCCCAGAAAATGGTTGTTTTCTGGAACAACTTGTGGCATCCTCGAGACATGTCTAAAAACCATTAGGCACCGCCTGTGGCTAATGGTCCTAGTCATCTGTGTACTTGAATGACCATAAACATCTGTATTACAGAGGAAGCCATTCCACATGGTGCCAAATATACTGTGTTGTCAACTGGGCATGGAAACCTCTTCAAAAATCTGGCCCTAGCATCCTGTTTGTAAGAAGGACACTAAAGTAAGTAAGGAAGCAAAGGTTCCATTTCTAGATGTGCAAGGTGTTTTCTTCCTGAAGAGCGATTGTCCCACACTTGTGGTCTATGAGGAGAAATTTCCTCTCACTGCAAAGGGCTCAATCTGAACTGTCCCCATCAAAACCAAGAGCCGCACAGCCATGAATCCCGAGGCTCGCAAATTCCCTACGGCGGGCACCAGGAGAGATGTAGTGCTCTGTGAAGCACGTAAATATGAGGTGGCATCCGTGCAATCAAATGAGGAGGGGAACACAAGTTCTGCATGAGGCGTGGGATACTTCCCGTCAGTGGCCTGCTCGTGTTTCAGCGAATTCGTTTGGGAGAAAACCCACCCAGGCAGCCAGAATCCTGCTCTCAGAGCCCCTCAGAAATAAGCAGCCTTTGCTTCAAATCTGGACAAGACCACTGTCTCAGGTAAGCGTTTTCTCACAATACGATCCCTGCTTTGCATTGTTACGCCCCTTCCATCCAGGGAAATCAGAGTGTTTCATATACTTTTAATTCAGCCTCATGCTCTCCAAACGTCTTCCCGGTATTTTTTAGTGCTGCCCTCTGTACAGataggggaaggaggcagaggataGTAGTACCAAAGTACCAAAAGTACCAGTAGTACCGGACAGTAGTACAAAAAGTACCTAGTACCAAAAATACTAGGATGgagcctcatagaaggaggatcGAGATAGAAGAGGAATATTGGTCCCAATCCAATACATCTTTCTGCTAGTTTCTGGTTGGTCCCCATTATAATTTTGGTGCAGTTACCTGAGTTCTCTATAATGTAATTCTACAATCTAACTGAGGGTGTGCTGAGGAACTACTGAGCAAACTAAAAGGAGGGATGTTAGGATTAAGTgagattaaaaaaaccctgaaaattaGCTCTATCATGTCAGCTAGTGTAACTGGTGGGAGCTCTCCAGTTTGACGTTCTTTTAAACTAATCactttaggggtatgtctagattacttgcctctgtcgacagaggcatgtaaattagactacccaacatagtcaatgaagcggggatttaaatatctcccgcttcgttaaaataaaaatggccgccacgctgtgccagtgcagctgatcattggcacagagcggcagtcaagacacggatcggtcgacaaggaatgcctttgtcaaccgctcccttatgcctcttgaaacgaggtttacaggagcgttcgacaaaggcgttccctgtcgatcaagccacgtcttgactgccgtgctgtgtcgacgatcagctgagccagcacagcgcaacggccatttttattgtaatgaagtgggggatatttaaatccccgcttcattgactatgttgggtagtctaatttacatgtctctgtcggcagaggtgtgtagtctaggcataccctagGAGTGTATCGCTGTTAGACCTATGCTTTCTAACACTCTCTCAGAATTTTGATAAAATTTATTAGAGGAGTCACTTCCATTTCCAAAAGCCATGCtgactttctcccaacaaatGTCACATCTCCGTGTGTGATAACTGAGTTCTTTACTGTGTCACATACCAGTTTGTTTGGTACTGAAGTAGGGTGCATTGACCTATAATTGCCGGGATCCCTCTGGGACCTCTtttaaacataagaacggccagactcggtcagaccacaggtctatctagccccgtatcctgtctcttgacagtggccaatgccaggtgccccagagggaagctAAGGTATGAACTGTTGTTCAGTATCTGTAGAAGAGGAAAGCAAACATCTTGTGGAgttctagggtacgtctaaactacatggctgcgtcgacggagccatgtagatttgtttttttggcaaaggcaaatgaagccgcgatttaaatgattgtggcttcatttaaatttacatggctgccac
This genomic interval carries:
- the LOC102458572 gene encoding olfactory receptor 5AP2-like, whose product is MKPMERKHLGNETSITEFILLGFGNSPRLQVFLFLLFLGTYIVTLTGNLLIMALVVADRHLHTPMYFFLGNLSCLETCYSSTLLPRLLASLLTGDRTISVTGCIMQLYFFGSLLTTECSLLSVMAYDRYLAILKPLRYAVLLNERLCLQLAAWSWISGFTSVAIILILMSQLTFCGAKEIDHFFCDFGPVIKRSCSDTHALELTAFIHSSVFTLPPCLVTLASYVCIISAILRISSTSGRQKAFSTCSSHLIVVSIFYGALVIVYLLSGSEALKGLNKVLSIIYGALTPLVNPLIYSLKNKEVKEALRKAVLGFFIFDKNRAISR